Genomic DNA from bacterium:
GGCAGGGTCGTAACCTTCGAAGATATAAGCATAATGAAAAACCTTTCCGATCATATTGAAGAAAGATTTCATTTTAAAAATGTAATTGGTCGTAGTAAACCTATGTTACAGGTATTCAGCATGATGGAAAATGTTTTAGATACAGATAGTACAGTTCTAATTACAGGAGATAGTGGAACAGGAAAGGAAGTGATAGCACGGGCAATTCACTTGAATAGTGCGAGAAAATCTGAACCATTTATTGCTGTTAATTGTACTGCATTTGCTGAAACACTACTGGAAAGTGAACTGTTTGGACACGAAAAAGGAGCGTTTACCGGAGCTATTCGGACAAAACCAGGTCGGTTCGAATTAGCTGCAAACGGAACTTTATTTCTTGATGAAATTGGCGACATTCCTTTATCCACACAGGTAAAATTATTACGGGTTTTGGAAAACAGGCAGTTTGAAAGAGTTGGTGGAACCAAAACAATTCAACTCAATGCACGAATTATTTCTGCAACACACAGAGATTTAGAAAAAGAAATAATAAATGGAAAATTCAGAGAGGACTTGTTTTATAGGATCAATGTAATCAATATTCACTTACCGTCATTACACGAACGAG
This window encodes:
- a CDS encoding sigma 54-interacting transcriptional regulator — translated: MLEGTFTVDSEWKITSFNKAAEGITGFSASEALGKDYWEVFPSEAGKEDLLLKSFIEDHHQNLLRETTIIRKDGSRVLVRINSAQLLDTRSNKIGRVVTFEDISIMKNLSDHIEERFHFKNVIGRSKPMLQVFSMMENVLDTDSTVLITGDSGTGKEVIARAIHLNSARKSEPFIAVNCTAFAETLLESELFGHEKGAFTGAIRTKPGRFELAANGTLFLDEIGDIPLSTQVKLLRVLENRQFERVGGTKTIQLNARIISATHRDLEKEIINGKFREDLFYRINVINIHLPSLHEREDDIPSLVNHFMSKFNNKFKKNIHYISPNALKVITNYDWPGNIRELENVIEHSFVVCNSDAIKTEHLP